The following is a genomic window from Anopheles aquasalis chromosome 3, idAnoAquaMG_Q_19, whole genome shotgun sequence.
AAACTTACGTAGACTTTGTACGCCTTTACGATCGTACTATTGAGACCAACGTCGGTCCGGAGATCAACTTTAAACGCATACGGAGCACCGTCAGCTCGACGACTTACAAAGGCGACGACTTGCGTCAACTCTGCTCCGAACTTTGGTAGAATTGGTCGCTTCCAGATCTAGGGAATGAGGAGGaatgaatatttgaataaatttaccACCGAGAGCACAAAGCCGTGTTATTGTTGGCGATTCCTCTTTTGTCGCACCTCTATTTTGTTGATCGTCTTGACCAGACGTCCCTGTATGCCCAGTCGGTCCTGGTTCGCGGCGATAATCTCCCGGTTCAGCAGCAGATCCTTTATCTCCGGGGTCACCTTGGACAGATCGTTCGATATGAGAAGCGGTGCCGCTAGGACGGTCCAGACGGCGAGCTGGGATTTGCTCTGGTCGTAGCTTAGTCCATAGTTGCCGAGGATTAGCTAAAGAGTGccatcgagggagagagagagagaaacatgTTGCACTCGGTTTCCGTGGACTGATGGTGCCACTTACCGTATCAGGATCATTCCAGTGCGTTGGTCCTGAATGTGGAATGATTCGGCTTTGATGGTCAGAGAAGTACTTTGTGATCTCGACGACCGATTGATGCGAGTCCTCGATATCGCCCCAGTTGCGCCACATGTTACACGTTTCTTTTAGTTGCTCGTAATCGGGCTGATTGCAGAGTGATAAAGGGAAATATGTGTATGAGACTATCCATAGTTTAGGAGGGTGGCACTGACTTACGATGATTCCATCATATTCTTGATACGCTGGCCACGAGCACGAGTACAGAATTGGGCGTCCCGTTTCATTCATATATCTACCAAACCGGATATAGTCTGAAATGGTGATCATTTACCGATTGCCAACAAAACACAGCCATCTTTTTGCCTTCTTACCCTCTACCATCAGCTCAACATCCGCGTAGCAGCCatcaattttgataaaatccaCACCCCAGTCGGCAAACGTTTGAGCGTCCAGCTTGAAATAACCCACCATTCCCGGATATCCGGCACAGGTTTTCGTGCCAATGTCTTGATAAATTCCAAACTTTAAACCTCGATCGTGGATCTAATAGGGAGGAAGGCACAAAGACATAATCACTGACCACGATGCTCGCTAaattcgcgcgcgcacacccccCGCGGGCTTACATAATCTGCAAGATGCTTGATGCCGTTCGGGAAGCGCTCCTTATCAGGCTGCAAAATGCCGTCCTCGTCCCGCTCCTCGGCCATCCAACAGTCATCGATGTTGACGTACTCGTAACCGGCGTCTCGGTAACCCTCGGACACCATCAGATCGGCCATTCTCTTGAACAACCGCTCGCTAATGCACTCATCCGGATACCGTTTGCAATCGGTAATGCACCGGTAGCGCTCCCAGCTCATCCAGCCCATCGGTGGCGTAACTGCTAGCCCGTTATCCAGTGCTTCAACCATCACTGAAGACCGGAAAAAAGCTATGCACACGGCTAACAGGAACTTTGCAACGCTTCGATTAACTTCCATCTTTCAACTGAACGACAGATATCGGTGTTCtaggcaacagcaacggcgaAACTAGTGGTTCCCGTTCCACGGTTGGGTGCATTTTATAGTCAGCATAGCCCCTAATCTTACGCTGGCGCCCACCGGCATTGTGCTGCACTTTTATCAATGATGTCCAGCTGTTGATTTTAACACTCGAGACCATAAAGTGCGTGCCAGGAGTTCGCGTTTGAAGTGTTCGGTATTTTGATAACCCAAATCTAGTTCTGTTCTGCAGGGCACGACCGATTGCGTAGTTGCTGTGGGTAAGCCATCAGTGCCTCTAGTATGGCGCGTAGGTGCACGAGGGTTTCGCAATTCTCGATCGAAGATGATTTATACTCCTTACCATCGTAAACCGTTCTACGGTTTGGGGCTAGATGATTAGATAGATCCACCGTACATGTAATCAACTAGAACATAATGCTTACTACATAGCAGCTACTTGCTGCCAGTTGAATGTCGATAAAAAAGGTGTTGGATCTCTGTGCTGTGCAGACAGATCATTAGGCTGATTATGTGCCCATTAAAGGCGTTCAGTTTTGGTCATCAGTTAATGAAGCTGACGTACATATTGTCGACAGTTCTTTATGCCAGCGATTTAGGTTCTGTTGGACGATGGATGCTGTAGCCGGACGCTCGGTAAGGATTGTTTGCGTACCAAATACAAGGCAGTCAAGGTCGGGAATATGAACAATCGCGAAACTTTGTGCGTCGGCCTGCGACTATCATCGAATCGTCCATGCTTCTCGGAACCATCGGGCGATTCGAGTCGATGGTGGATTGCATTTTTCGGTCAAAACTCGGACAGTAAACCTCCCAAGGAACTAAACTTCAATCGGAATTCCAAATTCTTGATAATCGTTCTTTTCAATGGTGCCGATGAATTCGTTATACTCAAAGAACTGCATTGATCATTGATAATTCTTCCATTCCGCGAAATTCTTACTACGATTACGTTTCCAGGAATAGAAAGCGACGCTCAAAAAAACGAACGTAAATTTAAGCTAAACGATTGCGCCATGCGTGATCTCTTAGCTTCATCAACGCAGATAACGTTGGCCATTGCTGGCGGCATGCCTAACGTGCTAGCGCCTATCAGCGGGCTGTCGATTCGAAAGAGTAAAATTATCACGTGGCAGGGCACCAGGTCAACCTTTTAGTCAAATGTGTGGGCAGAGTGATTATTTGATTGCCGTTTAAACGGTCGACCGAATCTCCTCATCGGGTGTCTGTAATCTCACCGATCCACAGCTGAGGCATACGATTTGTTTTCACGTGAATTTCtgatcaaaacaaaagaaccCATGGcaaaaaatcttaaaaaatATTACCTAATGTTCTGCTGATAAGACAATGGCGATATTTAGCGCATCTTACGATTGACGAATCGACAGCTGCGTTGAGTTAGTCGAAGGGATCATCTTCAGCGGTGTGGTTCACTGTCCGTCCGAGCAGTGGGTCAGTTAGTAGAATTTAAAGCTTCGAAAGACATCCAAACTACCAGGAACATGACGGATGTTGAGGAACTAGATGTTCCGTTGCAAGAAGGTAAGTTCCGTAGATCCTTTTTGTAAGAAATAACGTAGCATGGAACGGAATCGTGGATCGTGCAGTGTAACAAGACTACAAGAAATTATCACTTTCTCTGGAGATTATAGTTACCTCTATGCTAATTAATTGTTTTGCATTATTCTCGGCTGATGTACGCACGCTAGAAGAGAGTCTTACGACAGCAGCTGGTACGCCTAATCATGTGGGTAAGTCGATCTCTCATATCACTAATTATCCTCTCGATAGTCCTATTCAAACCAGGCAagtttttttaatgcttcaatTTCTTTATGCAACAAAAGCTTTTTAGAGTGTGCTTCTGTTCAGCTTCATTAACAGCGATGGCTTGTAATCAATATTATGTTTTACAGATCCAAAATGGATTTCTTGGACATGGATGGACAAAACGCGAAAATTCCCGAAAAACGTTCTGCGCGGCGGCATCGACATCCACGATGAGATCATCTATGTTGGCCGgacaacacacaacaattgTCTGCTGGTAGCAAAGGTGATCGAAACACGCGGTACATCGTATATTGCGCTCGATGGAAAAGAGATCGAAGTGCCGGTGGTTGACGTTCTGTTGGATGATGGACGATACTGCTGGGAGTTCGGTAAGGATGGTGCAGTACCAGAAACGGCGGTCAAGGTCGGGAAGACTAGCAACGGTGAAACAGTGTATGTGGGCCGTGCCATAATCGAAACATCCCTGACTCCCGGGACCATCCTGCGCTCTAAAGGCGTTCTTAGTATCCCGTTCGACAAAGACGAGCATGAATTTAGGGCGTATGAGGTGCTATGCTTCAAACCTGCAAAGGATAGGAACCGCAGTCGTACAGACCGATTCTTCATCGAGCTGGGTAGAGTAGTGTGTTCGGTTTTGGATTGCGTTTTTCGAACGAAATTAGTCGAAAACTACCCAAGCAACTGAAGATGTTTGAAATGTTATACAATAAACACAAGCCAATTAGAAAATAccaatgttttgtttcttgaaGTTACCGCAATCGGGTTTAAATTGGTTCTTCATCGTTCCTGGTGATCATAGCGAACAGGTAAGATTTCTTTTCGTCGAATGATCCGTTTAGTACTGACCCAATTATCTTTACTTTTCAACGGTTCATTTGATTTAAATAGCGACAAAACATCTGCTTTACTATCAAATCACAGATCCTGCTTTTATCACCGACGGTTCCTTGGCCATCTCCGATGATGATAGGGTGCACGCGCAATCATTATTTGGGGAATTATGTTTCTAAAATTAGAAAGCGTCGCATGAGCAAAGAACACTCTGTCTTAGTTCTATCAACGCAGATAACACTGACGATTGCTAAGCAAGAGTTCGCTTGCAAAGTGCCCCGAGGAATTATTAGGCAGATACTGAAGAAAAACGGATCCATTTACATTTACACAAACTCAACAACAAACTCCTCAACTGTTTTACgaaaatttcaatcaaagGTATATTAGGTGTGCAGAGTAAAATTCATATAGTTTTGGACTaagaagaacgaaaacaaaacaaaaaaatctttcTTCGTGTTCGTTATGACGTATTGCTTCGCGATTAAAACGTGTTTGAAACAATGCTGAGATGTGATGAAAATATGCGATATGACTCATGATGTTGACAGTGGGTTGACCGCTTAGCTAACCGagtaaaaatgtatttaaaaCAAAGATTCATAATTAATCTTATTAATGCATTTCATTACAGATATTCTTCTCTACAAATTACAGTGAATTATTTGCTAAAGGGCTGCGTTTGACCGCACTACAGTCTACATGCAATCGAATTACAATGAGATGGCTGATGGTAAGATTTATTCATAATCTTGCAAATGGTTTTATGTTGCGACAGTGAATCGAATAAAATACTCACTGATCCATTGATATTTGCAGATTACAAATGGGTACATTGGAAGAGAGAAGATCCAATCCCGGATAACATTTTGAGAGTTGGTACCGATGATTCTGGTGGATGCATCTATTTAGGGCGAGTGAATCAAGACCGTCACATACTTCCAGCCAAAATTATGTGTGTCGTGCGGAGGATTTTTACATCCTATGATGGTGTAGAATATCAAAAGGATAATGCCTTTCTGCTTGTAGATGATGGTCACTTCTTCTGGGAGTTTAACAAAAGAGGAAATGTTCCACCAGCGGCAGTAAAGTTTGCCAGCACGAATCGGGGCGATGTTCTGTACGTGGGTCGTGTGATTCACGAGTGTACCGAGACTCCTGGTGCAATCTACCCTGATTATCAAGTCCTTCGTATTCCTTTTGGTGGTCGCGAGGTAGAGTTTAGTGCTTATCAGGTGTTGTGTCATGAAAAAGTGTCAATTGAAGAAAGTGTCCGAAAACCAGAATCAAAAGCGCAGCCGGAACTCGAAGCGAAACCGGaaccaaaaccgaaaccagaACCAGGTCGTGCTGCTCGCTTCTGTGATGCAATGATTTCACTCCTGGAATGCATTTCGAAAATAAGATTATGTTAAATCGTCCCTTTGTCTGGCGGGGAACCGTATGCCGCTGttttttcaatatttgcataattcgTTTAGTTTTTTGTGGTCTTGATTATGTGATTATGCACCAGTGACaacaaaaggaagaagactaagaaaatataaatgtGCCTTACTCTTCAAATTCTTTTATAAAAGATATTGTGTTGCTATAGCTAAACATAAAAGCATGACCAACTTCTAATGGAGAATCATAATTTCTGTCAGTCAGAGCCAGGACGTCGATCTGTTCGAAGTTCGTGCTTATTTGCAGTGTTTCGTGACTACGGGAGCAATCTATGAGAGACTGCATTTTATCATTCATAATATTTCATGATAATTGGTTCCGAAAATAGGATCGGAAAAGCGAATGCGTGCTAGACACTTGATACGTGCTTTGTTGTGTCAACGCATTTGGGTTTGCACATTGGTTAGGTGATTCTAAGAAAATTTCTCTCCAGAATTGCGTCCATCCATCTGGCTGCGGattagaagaaaaaagtgaATCACGAACGTAACTAGCGATTAATGGGGCGTTCATACGAAGGTGCCAAGTGGCCAGTATCTAATTACCGTTCATTGTGGAAGGACGTACCGCTGGAGTATCTGAAATCAACCTCACAGAACTAAAGCTACAGAAGAAAGCAGTGCACAGAATCTTCTTAACTTACACGATTGTTCCTGGCAGGCTTATACATGGATCGGCAAGAACGTGGTACTACGAAGAAAGGTATGGTTTATTCGCAGGTTTCCATTATGAAAGCCATATTGTCGTGATAGTGATTCAAAGCATAGTACAATTGTCCACTGAACCGCTAACATTTACAGATTACAAAGTCAAACGTTGGATCGTTGGACAAAAGATACCGCCAAACATCCTGAGAGGTGGTACCGACATGCTTGGGCGGCCAATCTATTTAGGCCTAGTGGATCACAAAGGTCAAAAACTTCCGGTTAAGGTATTTTCGGTCGATGATCCTAGCGCGAAATGTATTTTCCCATTACACGGTGGGGAACAAATAGAGAGTAGTGTTGCCTTTctgctggttgatggtggtaaaCTCTGCTGGGTGTttcaaaaaaagggcgaagTGCCCACTACGGCCGTTAGGATCGCCAGACCCAACCAGGACGCTGTCCTGTACGTGGGTCGTGTTATACATGTGGACCAAGATGCCAAGTGTTCTGAGCTTCCCGGAGTAATCTACCCTACGGAACATGTAGTACGCGTCAATGTTGGGGACAGTGAGAAAGAGTTTCCTGCGTATCATGTGTTGTGTCATAAAAAACTACCGAAACGTAACAAAGCAGCCCGATTATTGGATGCGACGATCGCgtttttgaatttaatttcaagTGCGAAATAACGTGTTAACACCGCACAAATCATGTCATTGAATAAATGCAGCAcgcggaaaaacaaaatgatgtaATAAAAGCAATCTGGTATTTGTAAAGTTGTCAATATTATtgtgaatgaaaagaaagggaCTTAGAGATAATCGCAGAGCGTCTTCGCTGGTCTCGTTTACAGTGTGCTAATTGTGCTATTATCGAAACCGATTACCGATTATACTCTATTGCTGTTTCACATTTGTCCGTTCCCCGGAAGGTTTATGGTTtaagatggatggatttcagCACCACAATTTTTGTTATAATTTTAGAAATGATTTACaaccctttccccctttctaATATcttattttgattaatttagcAATTAAATACTGTGAAACGTTACAACGGCACTCATGTGAAAGGGGGATCCCAACGGGGATGGTAATGGGTACCAACGGTACACGTTGCCGCAATgtgcaacatcagcaaaatgGTCCGCGATAGCGCTTTTGTCTGTATGCAATTCTATGAGCGTCTGTGGTGACTTATTGCCAACTGTAACTCAGTCTTAACCAGCTCTTCGGGACGGCGAGTTGCTTTTAGAACTGTTATTATCTCTTTACCCGAGTTAAATCGCATCGAAAAGTACATTCCTGATAAGCTAAATCATGAGTTGCCAAAACAACGTGATTAAGGAGGGAGGTTAGTGTCCTCGTTGGATAATTGAAAACCATTGCTAACTGAATCACTTAAAAATTGCAGAGTTCAGTTGGATACCTTGGAGGAAAAATCAAGCGTTCCCGACAAACATCCTCAAAGTTGGTACCGACGTCGGTTTCCAACCTCTCTACTTAGGCCGCAGTGTCGCACGACGGCCACCAACTTCCAGCTAAGGTGATTCCTAGcgtgaaatatgtttttacaTCCTACGAAGGTAACGAATATCAAAAGAATGAAGCTTTTCTGCTGGTAGAGATGGCAACTTCTTCTGGGAGTTTGACACAAGGGGCAATGTGCCCGAAACGGCAGTCAAGTGTGGTAACTTGAACGGTCACGAAGATTTGTTCGTGGGTCGTGCTCTTTGTCACTTATCAGAAACTCCGGGAGCAATTTATCGTAACAAGAAAGAACTGCGCATTCCCTTTAACGGTGGTGAGGTAGAGTTTAAAGAATATTATGTGCTGTGCCTCAAAAGTCCATCGATAGGAACTGTTCCTGACCCGACACCTGATGCTGAACGTAGGAATCGCTTTGCAAAGTTATTCCGCTGGCTAGTGGCTTGcattttaaacattaaatGTTAACTCCGCAACATCCTATGCAATAAACCAAATTCATATAATGGAGTCAAGGCAGCATACAGTGATTCAGAATATTGTTTGGTTGGtcggaaatgaaaaaaagggttaTTTTATAGTTTGTTCTTGGTGGATTTGCGGATGCTTCAAATATTTGAGTCTGTGAATCGGCGGCTATGGTTCTATCTTTTAGGTGGCGATAGTCATCCCGATGCGGTCTCCAGTGCACTGGGAGTGCTACTAGCGAAGCTGATGACCAGAGCCTGGTACTGAGGTTTCACGTTTCCCCGTTCCGCGAGAGATTTTTCCAACGCACCGAAATCAAtccgaaaatcgaaacacgTGTGCGGCATCCCGGGGTGAACCGTCGATAAAGAAGGGCGAATGTAACGTGGAATAGTGTTCCAACGCAATACTGAGATACAACAATGTACGGAGTATTTACTTACATTCCATTAGCAGAAAAACTTCCTGTTATCACCTTAAGCACAATCCAAGCGTGGAGCCATCCGTTGGCAACGGTTTTTTCTATGGCCCtatgaaaaaaaga
Proteins encoded in this region:
- the LOC126575073 gene encoding alpha-N-acetylgalactosaminidase, whose amino-acid sequence is MEVNRSVAKFLLAVCIAFFRSSVMVEALDNGLAVTPPMGWMSWERYRCITDCKRYPDECISERLFKRMADLMVSEGYRDAGYEYVNIDDCWMAEERDEDGILQPDKERFPNGIKHLADYIHDRGLKFGIYQDIGTKTCAGYPGMVGYFKLDAQTFADWGVDFIKIDGCYADVELMVEDYIRFGRYMNETGRPILYSCSWPAYQEYDGIIPDYEQLKETCNMWRNWGDIEDSHQSVVEITKYFSDHQSRIIPHSGPTHWNDPDTLILGNYGLSYDQSKSQLAVWTVLAAPLLISNDLSKVTPEIKDLLLNREIIAANQDRLGIQGRLVKTINKIEIWKRPILPKFGAELTQVVAFVSRRADGAPYAFKVDLRTDVGLNSTIVKAYKVYDLFETKGKPSYVRVKDHFETRINPSGANLYRFVPIVSTDFIRF